GTTGCGCGCAACAACAGGCAATGGGAGGGGAGTACGAGTGGCCGCGCCACTGCAGCTGACTCGAATACACCGCGTTCTCATCGGCGTGGTCGTGACCGGCGCCTTGATCATCGCCGGCATCGGCTTCGCCGGTTCGTACGCGGCCGTCCGTGAGCTGGCCATCAAGAAGGGCTTCGGGAACTTCTCCTATGTGTTCCCGGTCGGTATCGACGCGGGTATCTGTGTCCTCCTGGCCCTGGACCTGCTCCTGACCTGGATCCGCATCCCCTTCCCGCTGCTGCGCCAGACGGCGTGGCTGCTGACGGCGGCGACGATCGCGTTCAACGGCGCCGCCGCCTGGCCGGACCCGCTGGGTGTCGGCATGCACGCGGTGATCCCGATCCTGTTCGTGGTCGCGGTGGAGGCGGCCCGGCACGCGATCGGCCGGATAGCCGACATCACGGCGGACAAGCACATGGAGGGCGTCCGCCTGACCCGCTGGGTCCTGTCCCCCGTCCCCACCTTCCTCCTCTGGCGCCGCATGAAGCTGTGGGAGCTCCGCTCCTACGAGCAGGTCATCAAGCTGGAGCAGGAACGCCTCGTCTACCAGGCGAGGCTGCGTTCCCGCTTCGGCCGCGCGTGGCGCCGGAAGGCTCCGGTGGAGTCGCTGATGCCGCTGCGGCTGGCCCGCTACGGCGTTCCGCTGGCGGAGACCGCTCCGGCGGGCTTGGCGGCGGCGGGCATTGAGCCGATGGTGCTGGCTCCGGTGTCCCAGCCGCAGCTGGCGGCCGCCGATTCCGCCGGTGCGGCGGTTGCGGGCGGTCGTGCCGCCGGGGCGGCGCCCGTCCCGCAGAACGCGGCGCTTCCCGGCGAGCAGCGCCCGGAGTCCCCCGTGGACGAAGAGAGCCCTTGGTTCCAGGCTCCGCGCCAGATCGACTACCACGGCGGCTACGACCCCGCCTACGACCCGATGATGCAGGAGCCTCAGTACGCCCCCGACGAACGGTACGCGGGGTGGTACGAGGACCAGCAGCCGGAGGACTTCCAGCAGCCCTCCCCCGAGGAGACCGGCAGCTTCCCCATCCCGGTGGGCCCGAACCGCACCCGTGAACTGGGCGACGGCGGCGGCACGCCGGAGCCGGAACCGACCGAGGAGGACTTCTACCAGGTCTTCCGCAAGTCGATCGACGGCAGCTACCCGACCGGGCCCCAGTTGAAGGACGACATCGAGGCGACCTTCGGCATCTCCCTCCCGCTGGCCGACGCCAACCGCATGGCCAACCGATTCACCAACCGTCACACGGCGGAACTGGAAGAAGACCACATCGCATAACCACAGCGCCTGAAAGGCAGAAGAAAAGGGGCCCTCCACCGAGGGCCCCTTTTCCGTTACCGCCTACTCGCCGAGCAGGCGCCGCACCCGGTCCTGCCCGACCGCCAGCAGCAGCGTGGGCAGCCGGGGTCCGGTGTCCCGTCCGACGAGCAGGTGGTACAGCAGCGCGAAGAACGACCGCTGAGCCGTCTTGATCTCCGGCGGCAGCTCCTTGGGCGTCGCGTCGGCGGAGAACCCGGCCTGCACCTTCGGCACGCCGTACACGAGGTGGGTCAGCCCGTCGAGCGACCAGTGCTCGGCGAGGCCGTCGAGCAGCAGCCGTACCGACTGCTGAGAGGCCTCGTCGAGGGACTTCAGCAGCTCGGCGTCGGGCTCCTCGCGCACGATGGTCCGCTGGTCGGCGGGAACGTGCGTGTTGATCCAGGCCTCGGCCCTGTCGTACCGGGGCCGTGCCTCGTCCAGGGAGGCGAGCGGCTGCTCGGGGTCCAGCTCGGACAGGATCCGCAGCGCCTGGTCCTCGTGTCCGGCGGTGATGTCGGCGACGGACGCGAGCGTGCGGTACGGCAGCGGGCGCGGCGTCTTCGGCAGCTCGGCGGCGGCCGTACCGACCGCGCGCGTGTACGCGGCGATGTCGGCCGGCAGCGCGGAGCCGTCGGCGACCTTCCCGGCGAGCTTGTCCCACTCGTCGTAGAGCCGCTGGATCTCCTGGTCGAAGGCGATCTTGAAGGACTGGTTGGGCCGACGGCGGGCGTAGAGCCAGCGCAGGATCTGCGGCTCCATGATCTTCAGCGCGTCGGCGGGGGTCGGGACCCCGCCGCGGGACGAGGACATCTTCGCCATGCCGGAGATGCCGACGAAGGCGTACATGGGTCCGATCGGCTGCTTGCCGCCGAAGATCCCGACGATCTGCCCGCCAACCTGGAACGACGACCCCGGCGAGGAGTGGTCGACGCCGCTCGGCTCGAAGACGACGCCCTCGTAGGCCCAGCGCATCGGCCAGTCGACCTTCCAGACCAGCTTGCCGCGGTTGAACTCGCTGAGCCGGACGGTCTCGGCGAAGCCGCACGCGGTGCAGGTGTAGGCGAGCTCGGTGGAGTCGTCGTCGTAGGAGGTGACGGTCGTCAGGTCCTTCTCGCAGTTGCCGCAGTACGGCTTGTACGGGAAGTACCCGGCGGAGCCGGAGCTCCCGTCGTCCTCGGACGCGGCGCCCGAGCCCTCCTCGGCCTCCAGCTCGGCCTCGTCGACGGCCTTCTGCTGCTGCTTCTTCGGGGCCTTCTTCGTGCGGTACTGGGCGAGGATCGCGTCGATGTCGCCGCGGTGCTTCATGGCGTGCAGGATCTGCTCGCGGTAGGTACCGGAGTTGTACTGCGCGGTCTGGCTGATCCCGTCGAACTCGACGCCCAGCTCGGCCAGCGAGGCGATCATCGCGGCCTTGAAGTGCTCGGCCCAGTTCGGGTACGACGACCCGCGCGGCGCGGGCACCGAGGTCAGCGGCTTGCCGATGTGCTCGGCCCAGGACTCGTCGATCCCGGCGACGCCTGCCGGAACCTTGCGGTACCGGTCGTAGTCGTCCCAGGAGATCAGGTGCCGGACCTGGTACCCGCGGCGGCGGATCTCGTCGGCGACCAGGTGCGGCGTCATGACCTCGCGCAGGTTGCCCAGGTGGATGGGCCCGGAAGGCGAGAGTCCGGACGCGACGACGACCGGTTTGCCCGGGGCCCGGCGCTCCGATTCCTCGATGACCTCATCCGCGAAACGGGAGACCCAGTCGGTGGTCTCGGTGCTCTGAGCCACGATCGGCACGTCCTTCTTTCTGAACGGGGTGGCACTCCGTCTGATCGGGGTGACACTCCATTCTCACAGACCGGGATGCGACGGCGAAAACGGCTTTACCCGCCGTGGGATACTGGCTGGGTCTATCCATCCCCACGAGGAGAACGGCACCCTTTCCTATGGCCTCGGTCACGTCCCTCAGCGACTCCGTCCAGCAGCACCTCGCGTCCGCCCTCTCGGCCACCCTGCCCGAGGCCGCCGGCGCGGACCCGCTGCTGCGACGAAGCGACCGGGCCGACTTCCAGGCCAACGGAATCCTCGCGCTGGCCAAGAAGGCGAAGGCCAACCCGAGGGAGCTGGCGACGCAGGTCGTCTCCCAGGTGGTCACGGGCGACGAGCTGATCAAGGACGTCGAGGTCTCCGGCCCCGGCTTCCTGAACATCACGATCGCGGACCGGGCGATCACCGGGAACCTGGCCGCGCGGTACGCGGACGAGACGGGCCGCCTCGGCGTGCCGACCGCCGCGCAGCCGGGCACCACGGTGATCGACTACGCCCAGCCGAACGTGGCGAAGGAGATGCACGTCGGTCACCTGCGCTCGGCCGTGATCGGCGACTCGGTGGTCCAGCTCCTGGAGTTCACCGGCGAGAACGTGGTCCGCCGGCACCACATCGGCGACTGGGGCACCCAGTTCGGCATGCTCATCCAGTACCTGGACGAGCACCCGCACGAGCTGGACCACAAAGAAGCCCAGGTGACGGGTGAGGAGGCGATGTCGAACCTCGACCGCCTCTACAAGGCCGCGCGGAAGCTCTTCGACTCCGACGAGGAGTTCAAGACCCGGGCCCGGCGCCGGGTGGTCGACCTCCAGGCCGGCGACCCGCAGACCCTCGCCATGTGGCAGAAGTTCGTGGACGAGTCGAAGATCTACTTCTTCTCCGTCTTCGAGAAGCTGGACATGGAGATCCAGGACGCCGACATCGTCGGCGAGTCCGGCTACAACGACATGCTGGCGGAGACCTGCCGGCTGCTGGAGGAGTCGGGCGTCGCGGTCCGTAGCGAAGGCGCCCTGTGCGTGTTCTTCGACGACATCAAGGGCCCGGACGGCAACCCGGTCCCGCTGATCGTCCAGAAGTCGGACGGCGGCTACGGCTACGCGGCGACGGACCTGTCCGCGATCCGCGACCGGGTCTTCCACCTCAAGGCGAACACCCTCCTGTACGTGGTGGACGCCCGCCAGGCCCTGCACTTCAAGATGGTCTTCGAGACGGCGCGGCGGGCCGGCTGGCTGAACGAGGACGTGACGGCGTTCCAGCTGGCGTTCGGCACGGTCCTCGGCAAGGACGGCAAGCCGTTCAAGACGCGTGAGGGCGAGACGGTCCGTCTGGTCGACCTCCTCGACGAGGCGATCGACCGCGCCTCGGCCGTGGTCCGCGAGAAGGCGCAGGACCTCTCGGAGGAGGAGATCGCCGAGCGGGGCGCCCAGGTGGGCATCGGCGCGGTGAAGTACGCGGACCTGTCGACGTCGGCGAACCGGGACTACAAGTTCGACCTGGACCAGATGGTGTCCCTGAACGGCGACACGTCCGTCTACCTCCAGTACGCGTACGCCCGTATCCGGTCCATCCTCCGCAAGGCCGGCGAGACCCGCCCGGCCGCGCACCCGGCGCTGGCACTGACGGAGGCGGAGCGCGCCCTGGGCCTGCACGTGGACGCGTTCGCGGAGACGGTCGCGGAGGCGGCCGGCGAGTACGCCCCGCACAAGCTGGCCGCGTACCTCTATCAGCTGGCGTCCCTGTACACCTCCTTCTACGACAAGTGCCCGGTCCTGAAGGCCGAGACGCCGGCTCAGGTGGAGAACCGCCTCTTCCTGTGCGACATCACGGCCCGCACCCTGCACCAGGGGATGGCCCTGCTGGGGATCAGGACACCGGAGAAGCTCTGACGGCCGCCGCGGGCCGATCAGAGGGCATCGGCATCCCCCCGCGCGTTCTCCTCGGCAAGCTCCCGGGCGCGGCGCGCCAGGGCCTGTCGTACGGCGTCCGGGGCGAGGACTCGCAGGGGCGTGCCGAGGCCGAGGAGATAGCGGGCGAGGCCGTCCGGGTCGGGGCCGCCGATGTCGACCAGGGTGGCGTCGGGGCCGTCGGCGCGGTGGGTGCCGACCGTGGCGGGGATGAGCCGCAGGGCCTCCCGCAGGGCAAGGGGGAGGCGGATGGTCGCGGACAGGGGGTAGGGGCCGTTCGCGATGTTGCGGGAGACCAGCTGGGCCGGGTCGGGTGCGTCGGTGAGGTCTGCCGGATGGCCGGTGGGCTGGAGGCGGTCGACCCGGTCGGCGCGGAAGGTGCGCCACCGGCCCCGGGACACGTCCCGCGCGACGAAGTACCAGCGCCGGCCCGTGTGGACGAGACGGTAGGGGTCGACCTCCCGGACCGTGCCGCGCCCCTCCCCGTCGGTGTACGACAGCCGGGCGCGCCTGCCCTGCCGGCAGGCGACCGCCAGCTCCAGCAGCAGGCCGGGGCGGATCTGCGGGCCGTCGGCCCCCGGGAGGCGTACGAAGGCCTCGTCCAGCTCGCCGAGGCGGTCGGCGATGTGCCGGGGCAGTACCTGGCGCAGCTTCAGCAAGGCCGACAGCGCGGCCTGGTCGCCGCCGAGCGCGTCGCTCAGCGCGGCCTCGCGCAGACCGACCGCCACGGCCAGCGCTTCCTCGTCGTCGAGGATCAGCGGCGGCACCCGGGAACCGGCCCGCAGGCGGTAACCGCCCCAGGGACCGGCCTCGGAGTCGACGCAATAGCCGAGGTCCCGGAGCCTGGCCATGTCCCGGCGGACCGTGCGGTCCGTGACCTCCATGCGCTCGGCCAGTTCGGCGCAGGGCCACGAGGGACGGGAGGACAGCAGGGACAGCAGGCGCAGAAGGCGGGCGGACGAGCTGAGCACGGACGGGAGTCTGGCACATTGCCGAGTCGACCAGGACCGGAACTGTCCTGGTCATGTTCTAGCGTCCTCCTCATGACCACGGAGACCTCTTCAGCACCCGCGTTCCGCTACGCCGCCGTCACCTTCGACTGCGCCGACCCGGCCGAAATGGCCCGCTTCTACGGCGAGTTGCTCGGCATGTCGGTCCTCTACTCCAGCGACGACTTCTTCCTCCTCGGCAAGGAGGGCGCGACCGGCCTCGGCTTCAACCGCCTCACCGACTACCGCCCGCCCACCTGGCCGGACCCGGCGCAGGAGAAGCAGGCGCACATCGAACTGGGCGTGGACGACCTGGACATCGCCGAGAAGCGGCTGCTGGAGCTGGGCGCCGGCAAGCCGGAGTTCCAGCCGGGCGAGGACCGGTGGCGGGTGCTGCTGGACCCGGCCGGACACCCGTTCTGCATCACCACGCTCGTGTAGATACACGCGGTCCGGGTCACTGACCCACGAGGCTGCCCTGCGCGGGGTCCCGGCGTGGTCGGCGGCCCCGGCGGCCGCGAGGTGTTCTCTGGGGCCAGAACAGCACGTACGCCGCCGAGCCGAGGCAGAACGCCAGGCGGATGAAGCCCCGGGTGGGATCCGACGGGATCAGCAGGGCGCTGCCGTAGAGGGAGATCAACGCTATCCAGCTGACCCACGGGACCAGGCGGCGTTGGCCGATCGAGTCCCAGATGAGGGTGCCGAGGAGGACCGAGGCGTTGTAGTACGTGTACACGCTGGGGTCGAGGAGGATGCGGGCGTCGGCGGCGAGGAACACCACCGCCGGCCAGCGGCCCCGTCGTACCGCCAGGGCGCCCAGGGTCAGGCCGAGGGCCATTTGCGTGGGGCGGTCCCACCAGGGGGTCGCGGGGTCGTTCACGCCGAACCAGCGCAGTGCGGAGGCCGGTTGGTTGGGGATGGTGAAGCGGGCCGCTTGCAGGGTGTCCAGGTGGGTCAGATAGAAGGGGAGCCAGGCTATCGCCACCAGGCCGAACGCCCAGGCCGCCGAGCGCAGGCGGGCCGGGCGGGGCAGGGCCAGCAACAGGGGCAGGAAGCCGACCGCCCAGGGTTTGGAGTCGACCGCCAGGGCCAGGAAGACGCCCATCGCCGTCGCGTTGCCGCGGACCAGCGCGCGGACGGCGAGCGTGGTGAAGAACAGGGCGAGGACGTCGTCGAGGTGGGCGAAGCGGACGGAGACCTCGACCCACATGGGTATGAAGGCCGCACCGGCGATCAGGACGCGCTGCTGGAGGCGTTTGTGGTTGAGGCCGGTGCCGCGGTTGTAGTCGGCGGCGGCGCGGCCGACCAGGACGAGCATGTACAGGCCGAGGCCGGACATGAACGCGTCCGCGAGTTTTTCGCCTATGTCGGCGGGGAACGGCGCGAAGAGTCCGGCGACGAAAAAGCTGACGGGGCCGATCTGCAGCTCGGGGTGGTTGGCGTAGAGGGCGAGGCCACCGCCGCCTCTCTGGTTGAAGAGCAGTTGCTCGCCGTCTCTCAGGTAATGCCAGGAGATCGCGGCGTGGCGTTCGGCCACGACGAACCAGAAGGCCGTCCACAGGGTGAGCAGCACGATGTGCCACCGCACCGGGTAACGCCCGATCCGCACGTTCGGTCCTTCCCGTCCTTCCCGCGACCGTATCCATCCTGTTATCGCATCCCTCGGTAAGAGGGGCTTCGGCGGGTCCCGGTTCATCGGGCGGGCACCTCAACGGCGTTGTCAGTGGCGGGCCGTACAGTCACGGGTATGGCGACTCTTCCCAATCCGCTGCCCAAGCTGGCCACCGACCCCAGCGGCCGTTCCCTCGGGCTGCAGCTCCCGCCCGGCCGACTGGTCGACACGACGGATGACGGGGCCTGGCACGAGCCCCTGCTGTGGCACGCGGAGAAGCCCGCCGCGCCGGGCACCTGGAAGGCGCTGGGAGCGCCGGGCGCGCGGACAGGTCTGCTGCCGGTGCTCGTGGATGCCGGCGGCTCCGACGGCGGCCCCGAGGACTGGGGGCTGCTGCCCGGCGAGAGCTCGTATCCGGGCGATCACGACGCCGAGGAGGTCCTCGCGGAGTACTGGGAGGAGGAGACGGAGGACGGCGAGAGCGCCGAGGAGATCGAGCCGTTCGGGGAGGAGTGGCCCGGCCTCGCCCCCGCCGCCCCGCTCTCCGCCGACCCGGACACCCGTGCCGCCCAGGTCGCCGACACGCTGGTTTGCGCTGCGGACTCGGTCGTCGCTCAGGCCCGTCTCGCCCTCGTTCCGGCCCGCCGGTCGGCCGACATCCCGGCGGCGATCGGCTGGACCGGCCCGGTGAACTACGAGGGTGACGTGGCCCGGATATGCGCGGTGCTGCGCTCCTGGGAGGACCGCTTCGGCATACGGGTCGTGGCGCTCGGCCTGGACACCCTGGTCGTGTCCGTCGCGGCCCCGCCGACCGCGCAGGAGGACGCCGAGGCGGTGGCGGCCGAGCACTTCGCGTTCTGCCCGGACAGCGTCCTCCAGGACGAGCAGGACACCCTCCGCGCATACGCGAAGACCCTGGTCGGGGCGCACAGTTGGACGTTCTGGTGGGACTGACACCCAACCGCCGACACCCGACCCACCCACAACCGGAGACCCCCCTACAGGACAGGGCACTTCACACATAGCGGGCAGCGGGTCGCGTAGGTCAGCCGCCGAGCCCCCGTTCCAGCCTGCGCAGCCCCTCCGCGATCTCCTCCGGGGTCTGGGTGACGAAGCACAGGCGGAGGGTGGAGGGGTCGGGGGCGCCGGCGTAGAAGGGCGCGCCGGGGACGTAGGCCACGTTCTGCTCGACCACGCGGGGCAGCAGGGCGAGGGTGTCGTACGACTCCGGCAGCCGCGCCCAGAGGAACATGCCGCCCTCGGGCCGGTTCCACCGCGAGCCGGGCGGGAGGGCGGCCGGCAGGCCCGCCAGCATGGCGTCCCGGCGTTCGCCGTACACGGCCCGCACCCGCGCCACATGGGCGTCCAGGACGTCCAGATAGCGGGCGGCGGCGAGCTGGTTGAGCGTCGCAGTGTGCAGGTCCGCCGCCTGCTTGGCGACCGCGCACGCCCGGCGCAGCTCAGCGGGCGCGCGCAGCCAGCCGAGGCGCAGTCCGGGGGCCATCACCTTGGAGAAGGAGCCGAGCAGGACGGTCCGGTCCTCGGCGCCGGGCAGGGAGGCGATCCAGGGGACGCGCTCACCGTCGTAGCGGAGTTCGCCGTACGGGTCGTCCTCGACGATCCACAGGCCCTCGCGGGCGGCCACGGTGGCGATCTCCGCGCGGCGCGGCGCGGGCATCGTACGGCCGGTGGGGTTGTGGAAGGTGGGGACAAGGTAGAGCAACTTGGGGTGTTCACGGCGGATCGCCTCCTCCAGGGCCACCGGATCCACACCGTCTTCATCCCCCGGCACGGCCACCACGCGCGCTCCCGCGAGCCCGAAGACCTGAAGCGCCGCCAGGTAGCAGGGGTTTTCCACCAGGACCGTGTCGCCGGGTTCGAGCAGGGCCGTCGCGAGGAGGGACAGGGCCTGCTGGGAGCCGGTGGTGACGAGCAGGTCGTCGGGGTCGGTCGGCAGGCCCCGGGCGGTGATGCGCCCGGCCAGGCCCGCCCGGAGCGTGGGCTCGCCCTCGGTCGTGGAGTACTGCAGCGCCTGCGCCGGGGTCTGTGCCAGCACCTCCTCGAACGCCGCCGCTATACCGTCCCGGTCGAAGAGTTCCGGTGCCGGGAGCCCGCCCGCGAAGTTGATCACCTCGGGGCGCGCGGTGACCGCGAGGATGTCCCGCACGGGCGAACCGCCCACGCTGCGGGCGCGGGCGGCGAGCCGCGGGGCGGGGGCGCGTGTCGGCGCGGCAAGGGCAGGGGCAGGCTCGGCGACGGTCATGGCGCGGCTCTCCTTCGGCTCCGGGAGCCGTCAGGCTAGAGAAGTGCGTGCCGCCTACACCCGTAATTCCGCGATCCGGACAGCCGGTTCGTGTCCGTCCCTGCCCGGCGCCGCTTCCCACGCCGTCAGGGCCGCACGCCGAACACCGACGCCGGCCCGTCCGCGACCCGCGTCCGCCAGGTCAGCGCAGCTTCTGCGCCGCCTCGGTCGCCCAGTAGGTGAGGATGTTGCGCGCCCCGGCCCGCTTGATACCGGTCAGGGTCTCGAAGATGGCGCGGTCGCGGTCGATCCAGCCCTTCTCGGCGGCGGCCTCGATCATCGAGTACTCGCCGGAGATCTGGTAGGCGGCGACGGGCACGTCCACGGCGTCCGCGACCCGGGCGAGGATGTCGAGGTACGGCCCGGCCGGCTTGACCATGACCATGTCCGCGCCCTCTTCCAGATCGAGGGACAGCTCCCGCAGGGACTCGCGCCAGTTGGCCGGGTCCTGCTGGTAGGTCTTGCGGTCGCCCTGGAGCGAGGAGGCGACGGCCTCGCGGAAGGGGCCGAAGAAGACGGACGAGTACTTGACGGTGTAGGCGAGGATCGCCACGTCCTCGCGCCCGATCTGGTCGAGCGCGTCGCGGACGACGCCGATCTGCCCGTCCATCATCCCGCTGGGCCCGACGACATGGGCGCCGGCGTCGGCCTGCACCTGGGCCATCTCGGCGTACCGCTCCAGGGTCGCGTCGTTGTCGACACGGCCCTCGGCGTCGAGGACCCCGCAGTGCCCGTGGTCGGTGGTCTCGTCCAGGCACAGGTCGGACATGACGAGCAGGTCGTCGCCGACCTCGGCGCGCACGTCCCGGATGGCGACCTGAAGGATCCCGTCCGGATCGGTGCCCGCGGTCCCGACGGCGTCCTTCTTGCTCTCCTCCGGCACGCCGAACAGCATGATCCCGGAGACCCCGGCCTGCACGGCCTCCAGCGCGGCCTTCTTCAGACTGTCGCGGGTGTGCTGGACGACACCGGGCATCGCGGCGATCGGCACGGGCTCGCTGACGCCCTCGCGGACGAAGGCGGGGAGGATGAAGTCGGCGGGGTGCAGCCGCGTCTCGGCGACCATGCGCCGCATGACGGGCGAGGTCCGCAGTCGCCGGGGACGGGTACCGGGAAACGATCCGTACTTCGTCATCCCTCTACGCTACGCCCGCCCGTCCCCCACATTTGCCGACGCCCTGTCGGCTGACCCCGCCCGGCACGGCGGGCCCGCCCCGGACGAAGTTTTTGCGGTAGCTCGACCTTTCCTCGAACCGCTTCCCATCTGCGCGGTGTCCGCAATGCCCGCCCCTTGTCCCTGGTGGTAACGCCGAGTTCACTCCGCACCCCCTCCCCAGCGTTCTACGCGCGTGGTGTCATGCGCGCGCCACCCCTCCTCGCCCGTGAGCCTAGGAGTCACGCATGCTGCGGAAGGTCCTCACCCGCGCGGCCATCGCCCTGACCGCCGGTACCGCCGTCGTCGCCACCGCGGTCCCCGCGAACGCCGCGAGCTACTCGGCGTTCGCCTTCTCCCAGACCGGCAGCCAGCCCACGATCTACGACTTCATCGACTCGGCCGCCAGCACGCTCGACATGACCATGTACGAGCTGGAGGACACCACGGCCGTCAACGACCTCATAGCCCTGAAGAACAAGGGCGTCACGGTCCGCGTCATCCTCGACCGCCAGCACAAGACCGCCAACAACGCGGCGTACACGTCCCTGACCAACGCGGGCGTAGGCGTGGTCTGGTCGTCCTCGGCGTTCGTCTACACCCACCAGAAGACGATCACCGTCGACGGCGTCAAGTCCCTTGTCATGACCGGCAATCTGACGGCCCAGTACTACACGACCAGCCGCGACTACGGCGTCTTCACCGACGACACGCGCGACGTCGCCTCCATCGAGAAGGTCTTCAACGCCGACTACACGGCGTCCTCGATCACCCCCACCGACGGCGACCACCTGCTGTGGTCCCCCACCGACTCCCGCAACCGCCTGGTGTCCTTCGTCAATTCCGCGACCAAGAGCCTGGACGTGGAGGAACTGGAGTTCAGCGACAGCACGGTGGTCAACGCGATCGTCGCGCGCGCCAAGGCGGGCGTGAAGGTCCGCGTGGTCCTGGAGAATCCTTCCAGCTACTCCAGCGAGGTCTCCGCCGTCAAAGCGGCCGGCGGCACGGTCGTCGGCTACTCCGACCCCAACGGCTTCTTCATCCATGCCAAGGCCATGGTCGCCGACTACGGCCTGACCACCCAGGAGGTCGAGGCCGGCTCTATGAACATCAGCAGCAACTCCCTGAGCAACAACCGGGAGCTGGGCATCATCCTGACCGGCACGGGCGTCGCCGAGCCGGTGGCCCAGACGATCGAGACGACGTTCAACAGCGACTACGCGGGCGGCAAGGCGGCGTAGCTCTGGCCGGCCGGGCGGGCACCGCCAGCGCCCGCCCGGCCTCACGTGACCTCTGATCAGGAGTGGCCCCAGGGACGCAGCGGGCAGGTGTC
Above is a genomic segment from Streptomyces fodineus containing:
- a CDS encoding phospholipase D-like domain-containing protein yields the protein MLRKVLTRAAIALTAGTAVVATAVPANAASYSAFAFSQTGSQPTIYDFIDSAASTLDMTMYELEDTTAVNDLIALKNKGVTVRVILDRQHKTANNAAYTSLTNAGVGVVWSSSAFVYTHQKTITVDGVKSLVMTGNLTAQYYTTSRDYGVFTDDTRDVASIEKVFNADYTASSITPTDGDHLLWSPTDSRNRLVSFVNSATKSLDVEELEFSDSTVVNAIVARAKAGVKVRVVLENPSSYSSEVSAVKAAGGTVVGYSDPNGFFIHAKAMVADYGLTTQEVEAGSMNISSNSLSNNRELGIILTGTGVAEPVAQTIETTFNSDYAGGKAA